One genomic window of Halovivax cerinus includes the following:
- a CDS encoding translation initiation factor eIF-2B, whose amino-acid sequence MIDETAEEIRRMQTHSSSAVAIRATRALEALLDREYASIEEFHTALDQNARVLRRSNPSHASLQNALRKVVDESTGADVADVEEAKSVTQAVIEDVAARVESGKRRAAENAVSLLSGDATLMTHDYSSTVLEALELATAEGATFDLYVTEARPRYIGRKAAREFAAVDGVDVTLITDAAGGFHLRECDRLIVGMDCIVDDVLYNRVGTFPLAAAANQCDVPVTVLGAASKIITQGFVFENEFRSESEVMLEPTTAFTVSNPAYDETPIELVDRIVTDDGVRSD is encoded by the coding sequence ATGATCGACGAAACGGCCGAGGAGATCCGACGGATGCAGACACACAGCTCCTCGGCGGTCGCCATCAGGGCGACCCGTGCGCTCGAAGCGCTGCTCGACCGCGAGTACGCCTCGATCGAGGAATTTCACACCGCGCTCGACCAGAACGCGCGGGTGCTCCGTCGGTCGAATCCCTCGCACGCGTCGCTACAGAACGCTCTCCGGAAAGTCGTCGACGAGAGTACCGGTGCGGACGTCGCCGACGTCGAGGAAGCGAAGTCCGTCACGCAGGCGGTCATCGAGGACGTCGCCGCCAGGGTCGAGTCGGGTAAACGCCGCGCGGCCGAGAACGCAGTCTCGCTCCTTTCGGGTGACGCGACGCTCATGACCCACGATTACTCCTCGACCGTGCTCGAAGCCCTCGAACTCGCGACGGCCGAGGGAGCGACGTTCGATCTCTACGTGACGGAGGCCCGCCCACGCTACATCGGCCGGAAGGCGGCGCGTGAGTTCGCCGCCGTCGACGGGGTCGACGTGACGCTCATCACCGACGCGGCGGGTGGCTTTCACCTGCGAGAGTGCGACCGGCTGATCGTCGGGATGGATTGCATCGTCGACGACGTACTCTACAACCGGGTCGGTACGTTCCCACTCGCGGCGGCCGCGAACCAGTGTGACGTCCCCGTCACGGTACTCGGAGCGGCCTCGAAGATCATCACACAGGGGTTCGTCTTCGAGAACGAGTTCCGCTCGGAGAGCGAAGTCATGCTGGAGCCGACGACAGCGTTTACCGTCTCCAATCCAGCATACGACGAGACCCCGATCGAACTGGTCGATCGGATCGTGACCGACGACGGCGTTCGCTCCGACTAA
- a CDS encoding TIGR00341 family protein, translating into MRLVQLYVPRGERETVLATLDAAGVEYGLLDETSDGAYEAVASIPVPTGAVDSLLARIRDAGLHDDTRIVVLGVEASVGGADADADRDDGGQLARDELRARAIDLAPAFSTFAVLLVLSSVIATAGLLTDSAATIIGAMVVAPLMGPALTASVGVVVDDDELASRGVTLQLVGLVLTVVTAALLGYLLRGTVLLPPGLDIVAIPQVAERVTPSLLSLFLALGSGAAAVVSLTRNVGSVLVGVAIAVALVPPAATAGLGIAWGDPMVVLTAGTLVLVNVLAINLSALVLLWMLGYRPHSVDGLDRTVRRLVARSAILFVSIGLLSVVLIGMTVGTYQVASVTHDVDTELESMNDAAAFDAYEFHEVDVSYAVHDVYTGEPASVTVLAERPPGNVDTTGLADRVRDRLESATGREVDVVVELVDTQRSS; encoded by the coding sequence ATGCGACTCGTGCAACTGTACGTCCCGCGCGGTGAGCGCGAGACCGTCCTTGCCACGCTGGATGCGGCGGGGGTCGAGTACGGCCTCCTGGACGAGACGAGCGATGGCGCGTACGAGGCCGTCGCGTCGATTCCTGTCCCGACCGGAGCCGTCGACTCACTCCTCGCGAGGATCCGGGACGCCGGTCTCCACGATGACACGAGAATCGTCGTGCTGGGGGTCGAAGCGTCGGTCGGCGGTGCCGACGCGGACGCTGACCGCGACGATGGTGGTCAGCTTGCGCGTGACGAACTTCGGGCTCGCGCCATCGATCTGGCGCCAGCCTTTTCGACGTTCGCCGTCCTGCTCGTGCTGAGTAGCGTCATCGCGACGGCGGGGTTGCTGACCGACTCGGCGGCGACGATCATCGGCGCGATGGTGGTCGCTCCGCTGATGGGGCCGGCCCTGACGGCGAGTGTCGGCGTGGTCGTCGACGACGACGAACTCGCGTCACGCGGTGTGACGTTGCAACTCGTGGGCCTCGTCCTCACCGTCGTCACGGCCGCTCTCCTGGGGTACCTCCTCAGGGGAACCGTATTGTTGCCGCCAGGACTCGATATCGTGGCCATTCCACAGGTCGCCGAGCGGGTGACGCCGTCACTGCTGTCGCTGTTTCTGGCGCTCGGGTCCGGTGCGGCCGCGGTCGTGAGCCTGACGCGAAACGTTGGGTCGGTGCTGGTCGGCGTGGCGATAGCCGTCGCGCTCGTGCCGCCCGCCGCGACGGCGGGACTCGGTATCGCCTGGGGCGATCCGATGGTGGTCCTCACCGCGGGCACGCTCGTCCTCGTCAACGTACTGGCGATCAACCTGAGCGCCCTGGTGCTCCTGTGGATGCTCGGGTACCGACCGCACAGTGTCGACGGACTGGATCGAACCGTCCGTCGACTCGTCGCCAGATCCGCGATACTCTTCGTCTCGATCGGCCTGCTCTCCGTCGTACTGATCGGGATGACGGTCGGCACCTACCAGGTAGCGAGTGTAACCCACGACGTGGATACGGAACTCGAGTCGATGAACGATGCCGCAGCGTTCGACGCCTACGAGTTCCACGAAGTCGACGTCTCGTACGCCGTTCACGACGTGTACACCGGAGAGCCGGCGAGCGTCACGGTGCTCGCCGAGCGACCGCCGGGAAACGTCGATACCACTGGGCTGGCAGATCGCGTTCGCGATCGTCTGGAATCGGCTACCGGAAGGGAGGTAGACGTCGTCGTCGAACTCGTCGACACACAGCGAAGCAGCTGA
- a CDS encoding Gfo/Idh/MocA family protein, producing the protein MRSVGVGIVGLGGMGHLHARTVADLGATVVAGADVSPDSRAEFNTTFDARTYERYEDLVVDDEVEAVVVTTPNRFHEPIAVAALEAGRSVLVEKPLAHTIESARRIREAAMDAPGCTMVGFHNRHSASARLFDAQNERGRFGDIQHVEANYVRRRGVPGTGSWFTEEALAGGGALIDIGVHAIDLALSTMDFPDIVEVSGTTRSLFDDPDGYADPDDFGGTAPDGRASYDVDDSVSAFVRTADGRTISLEAAWASNREPSMDIHVRGSRAGAQFEIGETSCRILSAGTSGVDHYEDAVLSTDAAEPGYRIQDRHFLECVETGSDPTTNTVTEAFQVQRVIDAIYESAAHNRSVRLDSPEDGTVEPQQAAGVQFQR; encoded by the coding sequence GTGAGAAGTGTCGGCGTCGGAATCGTCGGCCTCGGCGGGATGGGACACCTCCACGCCCGAACGGTCGCGGACCTCGGCGCCACCGTCGTCGCCGGGGCGGACGTCAGCCCCGATTCGAGGGCCGAGTTTAACACGACGTTCGACGCGCGGACCTACGAACGCTACGAGGACCTCGTCGTCGACGACGAGGTGGAGGCGGTCGTCGTGACGACACCGAATCGCTTTCACGAACCGATCGCCGTCGCCGCACTCGAGGCTGGTCGATCGGTCCTCGTCGAGAAACCGCTCGCCCACACGATCGAGAGTGCACGTCGCATCCGCGAAGCGGCGATGGACGCACCAGGGTGTACGATGGTCGGCTTTCACAACCGGCACTCGGCGTCCGCTCGACTCTTCGACGCGCAGAACGAACGTGGACGCTTCGGCGACATACAGCACGTTGAGGCCAACTACGTCCGTCGGCGCGGCGTTCCGGGAACCGGGTCGTGGTTCACAGAGGAAGCGCTCGCCGGCGGCGGTGCGCTCATCGACATCGGCGTCCACGCGATCGACCTCGCACTTTCTACCATGGATTTCCCCGATATCGTCGAGGTCTCCGGTACGACACGGTCACTCTTCGACGATCCGGACGGGTACGCGGACCCCGACGACTTCGGCGGGACCGCACCCGATGGCCGCGCTTCGTACGACGTCGACGACTCGGTCTCCGCGTTCGTGCGAACGGCGGACGGACGGACGATATCGCTCGAAGCGGCCTGGGCGTCGAATCGCGAGCCATCGATGGATATCCACGTACGCGGGTCCCGTGCAGGCGCGCAATTCGAGATCGGCGAGACGTCCTGTCGAATACTTTCAGCCGGGACGTCCGGAGTGGACCACTACGAAGACGCCGTCCTCTCGACCGACGCTGCCGAGCCGGGATATCGAATCCAGGATCGACACTTCCTCGAGTGCGTCGAGACCGGTTCCGACCCGACGACCAACACCGTCACCGAGGCGTTCCAGGTTCAGCGTGTGATCGACGCGATCTACGAATCCGCCGCCCACAATCGGAGCGTCCGACTCGACTCTCCGGAAGACGGCACTGTCGAACCGCAACAGGCCGCAGGCGTACAGTTTCAGCGGTGA
- the psmB gene encoding archaeal proteasome endopeptidase complex subunit beta has product MRTPTVDDFSTTADRLAGNRDPYSPELGSLPQNDVDEGDLDNVNKTGTTTIGITTADGVVIATDMRASLGGRFVSNKNVQKVEQIHPTAALTMVGSVGGAQSFISSLRAEVNLYEARRGENMSIDALATLAGNFARGGPFFAIHPILGGVDEEGSHVYSIDPAGGVMEDDYTVTGSGMQLAYGHLEQTYEADLSNDEAKTIAAQGIKSAAERDTGSGNGVFLCEITDDGVEIQGHHDFDDVI; this is encoded by the coding sequence ATGCGTACACCGACTGTCGACGATTTCTCGACGACCGCCGATCGACTCGCCGGTAACCGTGACCCGTACAGCCCAGAACTCGGTTCGCTCCCGCAAAACGACGTCGACGAAGGCGACCTCGACAACGTCAACAAAACCGGGACGACCACGATCGGGATCACGACGGCGGACGGTGTCGTCATCGCGACGGACATGCGCGCGAGTCTCGGTGGCCGATTCGTCTCGAACAAGAACGTCCAGAAGGTCGAACAGATCCACCCGACGGCTGCGCTCACGATGGTGGGCAGCGTCGGCGGCGCTCAGTCGTTCATCTCGTCCCTCCGGGCCGAGGTGAACCTCTACGAGGCCCGACGCGGCGAGAACATGAGCATCGACGCGCTGGCCACACTCGCCGGTAACTTCGCCCGCGGCGGCCCGTTCTTCGCCATCCATCCGATCCTCGGCGGCGTCGACGAGGAGGGAAGCCACGTCTACAGCATCGATCCCGCTGGCGGCGTGATGGAAGACGACTACACCGTCACCGGCTCCGGGATGCAACTCGCATACGGGCACCTGGAACAGACGTACGAAGCGGACCTCTCGAACGACGAGGCGAAGACGATCGCCGCACAGGGCATCAAATCGGCCGCCGAGCGTGACACCGGCTCCGGCAACGGCGTCTTCCTCTGTGAGATCACCGACGACGGTGTCGAGATCCAGGGCCACCACGACTTCGACGACGTCATCTAA
- a CDS encoding DUF555 domain-containing protein, translated as MSNYLVAMEAAWLVRDVDGVDDAIGVAVSEAGKRLNQADMTYVEVEVGATGCPACGEPFDSAFIAAETALVGLALEMEVFNAEGEEHASRIAKSEVGGALKDVPLDVVEVFEEPDDETA; from the coding sequence ATGAGCAACTATCTCGTTGCGATGGAAGCGGCCTGGCTGGTACGCGACGTAGACGGCGTCGACGACGCGATCGGCGTAGCCGTCAGCGAAGCCGGGAAACGACTGAACCAGGCCGACATGACGTACGTCGAGGTGGAAGTGGGCGCGACTGGGTGTCCCGCGTGCGGCGAACCGTTCGACTCCGCGTTCATCGCGGCCGAGACGGCGCTCGTCGGCCTCGCGCTCGAGATGGAGGTGTTCAACGCCGAGGGCGAAGAACACGCGAGCCGCATCGCCAAGAGCGAAGTCGGCGGCGCGCTCAAAGACGTCCCGCTCGACGTGGTCGAAGTCTTCGAGGAACCGGACGACGAGACCGCCTGA
- a CDS encoding CBS domain-containing protein, which translates to MELPTPADLRQRRTDLDLTQSQLADRADVSQPLIARIEGGDVDPRLSTLRRIVTALDEAAGDIIRAGDLMNEDVVSVSPTDPVGEAARLMESEAYSQLAVIQDGVPVGSISQGDLVHLDEDARTEPVSEHMAESFPTVSSDATVDEVSSLLDHYKAVMITDAGETIGIITEADLAARLS; encoded by the coding sequence ATGGAACTGCCGACGCCAGCCGATCTCCGTCAACGGCGGACGGACCTCGATCTGACGCAGAGCCAATTGGCCGATCGCGCCGACGTCTCCCAGCCACTCATCGCCAGGATCGAGGGTGGTGACGTCGATCCGCGACTCTCGACGCTTCGTCGAATCGTAACGGCCCTGGACGAAGCAGCGGGCGACATCATTCGAGCGGGCGACCTGATGAACGAGGACGTCGTCAGCGTCTCACCGACCGATCCGGTCGGCGAGGCGGCCCGACTGATGGAATCCGAGGCGTACTCACAGTTGGCCGTCATCCAGGACGGTGTTCCGGTCGGCTCCATCAGCCAGGGTGACCTGGTTCACCTGGACGAGGACGCGCGAACGGAACCCGTCTCGGAGCACATGGCCGAAAGTTTCCCCACCGTCTCTTCGGACGCGACGGTCGACGAAGTGAGTAGTCTTCTCGACCACTACAAAGCAGTGATGATTACCGACGCTGGCGAGACGATCGGGATCATTACCGAAGCAGACCTGGCGGCGAGACTCTCCTGA
- a CDS encoding helix-turn-helix domain-containing protein: MSIDAGGAASRDPADAGIGEELVSTPPTDGPGVVAEVHLDHDRLLLRPTLRRLDDATAVPEYHAGGPDRRYQFVSFSVADETALEAALERDRTVTNPVLVDRNGGRLVYRLDVTERALTVHGAIAEQGGRIVDARCTQTAWVVQLRFPAREALVSFNEACKDIDISLQVTHLRSADDSSDPVVGLTAKQEELLAVAFDEGYFEVPRGISQDQLAERLGVSKSAISQRLRRALTELCSTTLSTASSACSDDNS, from the coding sequence GTGAGTATTGACGCCGGTGGCGCGGCTTCTCGGGACCCGGCCGATGCCGGGATCGGAGAAGAACTCGTCTCGACGCCGCCCACGGATGGACCAGGCGTCGTCGCCGAGGTACACCTGGATCACGATCGCTTGCTGTTGCGACCGACGCTTCGCCGCCTCGACGATGCGACGGCCGTCCCCGAGTACCACGCCGGCGGACCGGACCGTCGCTACCAGTTCGTCTCGTTCTCGGTCGCCGACGAGACCGCACTCGAGGCTGCACTCGAACGGGATCGAACCGTGACGAATCCGGTTCTGGTCGATCGGAATGGCGGGCGACTGGTCTACCGGCTGGACGTCACCGAACGGGCGCTCACGGTCCACGGTGCGATCGCAGAGCAGGGTGGTCGCATCGTCGACGCCCGCTGTACGCAAACGGCGTGGGTCGTCCAGCTCAGGTTCCCCGCCCGCGAGGCACTCGTGTCGTTCAACGAAGCGTGCAAAGATATCGATATCTCTCTACAGGTCACACACCTGCGCTCGGCGGACGACTCGTCGGATCCGGTCGTCGGTCTGACGGCGAAACAGGAGGAATTGCTCGCCGTCGCCTTCGACGAGGGGTACTTCGAAGTGCCGCGCGGAATCTCACAGGACCAGCTCGCAGAACGCCTCGGTGTCTCCAAATCAGCGATCTCACAGCGACTCCGACGTGCGTTGACGGAGCTGTGTTCCACGACGCTCTCGACCGCCTCGTCGGCGTGTTCAGACGATAACTCGTAG
- a CDS encoding bacterio-opsin activator domain-containing protein produces MSEYQEPASETGIRVLLVGRSEALDRLGRILSPDVDVRSVTTPSEADEPVRQADCLISDESHVSALRDRTDLPILSLVTDSVDEMTAGATDVIQSDVARELATARVRNVVNASKTRASERGGVLLDSSEAVVAVTTPEGRIDRVGGAVDRALGYTPETLRDEPLDSIVPEGYRRTVSDHRRSVAESSLDATESFSARVRRRSGGTEHVQITVRNRLADPALNGLVWTVVPVTEPEQVDVPDATIEQFDDPVVTLDEERTVTAANDAATRRFGPRGDAPIGFEFWELVPGETLDTWYEGVSEVAARGSTGSFVVDGPTGDDIDVVTVYPDEKRVTLIAQRREGTLVDRYRFDLERTAALLDVVPGPAFLVHDGAVSTANRATIDYASVDSVVGRPLATVVGDRTAATIQERASASIRRVDPIEWHPTVGGEERTVALTVDTVHDRIAVAGRDVTDHRRVRDAAIALNQATDDPRFAETIQSTRRRTLTALVTALDVSVGIWYRRTDDRLSPVTSVGTPDGSVPTVAIDPGTIPSLAEDPADFGPVGRIPISSDTVIENAIALALSTDEVVVVGSSPTSLSSSGTESGPGRRGRDIDAATVPRDADGRWSGEPAPGPDSRLAVLTPILRTFVRIERTLVSCRADTRELQAALRSEERRRGRIASVFDRYDELVDVALTAPTRKRLEQRICGTVEALDEVATVAVLSGTEPVTVRARSGSIPQSIATVVDQRDDTGDSPEGTERVRGPLVDVVGHVLDSGEQVVERVDPHPGDRAEPDDETGTEGAVIVTPLDGRTLQEGVLLVYVDAVNDRDLYERLGQHVATVTALGIDAIESIRALHASESIELELTMDVSRTDALAMLASTLDTRVDLDAVVPAGNGLTCYVTVQEDVDVDPSGLVEAIGPIDRIERLQETDRGTRLELLVDEHPYVEAVASHGGVVTSVEVRDGDATVGVDLPSDRDVRALVETVRSTIPTTALATRRPASRADEPDPSVSSVLDSLTDRQRQILRTAHAAGYFEWPRERTGEEIADRLDISQPTFTRHFRAAERRIFDLLFESDGS; encoded by the coding sequence ATGAGTGAGTATCAGGAACCGGCGAGTGAAACGGGCATCCGGGTCCTTCTGGTCGGTCGGTCCGAGGCCCTCGATCGGCTCGGTCGAATCCTCTCGCCGGACGTGGATGTCCGATCAGTCACGACGCCGAGCGAGGCCGACGAACCGGTCCGGCAGGCGGATTGTCTCATCAGCGACGAGTCGCACGTCTCCGCCCTTCGAGACCGGACCGACCTGCCGATCCTGTCGCTCGTGACCGATTCGGTCGACGAGATGACGGCGGGAGCGACGGACGTCATCCAGTCGGACGTAGCGCGGGAACTGGCGACAGCTCGGGTCCGTAACGTCGTGAACGCGTCGAAAACGCGAGCCAGCGAGCGCGGAGGAGTCCTGCTGGACTCGTCCGAAGCCGTCGTCGCGGTGACCACGCCGGAGGGACGGATCGATCGAGTGGGCGGCGCAGTCGATCGTGCACTCGGCTACACCCCGGAGACGCTCCGTGACGAGCCGCTCGACTCGATCGTTCCGGAGGGGTATCGCCGGACAGTTTCGGACCATCGGCGATCGGTGGCCGAGTCCTCGCTCGACGCGACCGAATCGTTCTCGGCGCGGGTCCGGCGTCGGTCCGGCGGAACCGAGCACGTGCAGATCACCGTCAGAAATCGGCTGGCCGATCCCGCGCTGAACGGACTCGTCTGGACCGTGGTCCCCGTCACCGAGCCGGAGCAGGTCGACGTTCCAGACGCGACCATCGAGCAGTTCGACGATCCGGTGGTCACGCTCGACGAGGAGCGGACCGTTACAGCGGCGAACGATGCGGCAACGCGGCGGTTCGGCCCGCGTGGAGACGCCCCCATCGGGTTCGAATTCTGGGAACTCGTCCCCGGAGAGACCCTGGACACGTGGTACGAGGGCGTTTCCGAGGTCGCTGCCAGGGGATCCACCGGCTCGTTCGTCGTCGACGGACCGACCGGTGACGACATCGACGTCGTTACCGTGTATCCCGACGAGAAGCGCGTCACGCTCATAGCACAGCGTCGCGAGGGAACCCTGGTCGATCGATACCGGTTCGATCTCGAACGAACGGCCGCACTTCTGGACGTCGTCCCCGGGCCGGCGTTCCTCGTTCACGACGGGGCTGTATCGACGGCCAACAGGGCGACGATCGACTACGCGTCGGTCGATTCGGTGGTGGGGCGGCCGCTCGCGACTGTCGTCGGCGACCGGACCGCTGCGACGATCCAGGAGCGGGCGAGCGCGTCGATCCGACGTGTCGACCCTATCGAGTGGCATCCGACGGTCGGGGGCGAGGAACGAACGGTCGCCCTCACGGTCGACACGGTACACGATCGAATCGCGGTCGCTGGTCGCGACGTGACCGACCACAGACGAGTACGAGACGCGGCCATCGCCCTCAACCAGGCGACCGACGACCCTCGGTTCGCCGAGACGATTCAGTCGACTCGTCGGCGGACGTTGACCGCACTGGTGACGGCCCTCGACGTTTCTGTCGGCATCTGGTACCGGCGTACCGACGATCGACTCTCACCGGTCACGAGCGTCGGAACGCCCGACGGATCCGTCCCGACCGTCGCCATAGATCCAGGGACGATCCCGTCGCTAGCGGAGGACCCGGCTGACTTCGGCCCAGTCGGTCGAATTCCGATATCCTCGGACACAGTCATAGAGAACGCGATTGCGCTGGCACTCTCCACCGACGAGGTGGTCGTCGTCGGTTCGTCGCCGACGTCGCTCTCCAGCTCCGGCACCGAATCGGGCCCCGGCCGTCGGGGCCGAGACATCGACGCCGCTACAGTTCCCAGAGACGCCGACGGTCGGTGGTCGGGCGAACCTGCGCCGGGACCGGATTCCAGACTCGCCGTGCTCACGCCCATCCTCAGGACGTTCGTCAGGATCGAGCGCACCCTCGTGTCGTGTCGCGCCGACACGCGTGAACTTCAGGCGGCGCTGCGGTCGGAAGAACGACGGCGGGGTCGAATCGCGTCCGTCTTCGACCGGTACGACGAACTCGTCGACGTCGCGCTGACGGCCCCGACGCGTAAGCGACTCGAACAGCGGATCTGCGGAACCGTCGAAGCGCTCGACGAGGTTGCCACGGTTGCGGTGCTGTCGGGGACAGAGCCGGTGACGGTCCGTGCACGATCGGGATCGATCCCGCAGTCGATAGCGACCGTCGTCGACCAACGGGACGACACAGGCGACTCGCCGGAGGGTACCGAGCGAGTTCGCGGCCCCCTCGTCGACGTCGTCGGCCACGTTCTCGACTCCGGGGAGCAGGTGGTCGAACGGGTCGATCCGCATCCGGGTGATCGGGCCGAACCCGACGACGAGACCGGCACCGAGGGCGCCGTCATCGTCACGCCACTCGACGGTCGAACGCTCCAGGAGGGTGTCCTCCTCGTGTACGTCGACGCAGTGAACGATCGGGACCTGTACGAACGGCTCGGTCAACACGTGGCGACGGTGACAGCCCTCGGAATCGACGCCATCGAATCCATACGGGCCCTTCACGCGAGCGAATCGATCGAACTGGAACTCACGATGGATGTTTCACGGACCGACGCGCTCGCGATGCTGGCATCCACCCTCGACACCCGCGTCGACCTCGACGCCGTCGTACCCGCTGGGAACGGACTCACGTGTTACGTGACCGTCCAGGAGGACGTCGACGTCGACCCGTCGGGGCTCGTGGAAGCCATCGGCCCTATCGATCGTATCGAGCGCCTGCAAGAGACCGATCGCGGAACCCGACTGGAACTTCTCGTGGACGAGCACCCGTACGTCGAGGCCGTCGCGTCCCACGGAGGTGTCGTCACATCCGTCGAGGTCCGGGATGGGGATGCGACAGTCGGTGTCGATCTACCATCAGACCGCGACGTCAGAGCCCTGGTCGAGACGGTCCGATCGACCATCCCGACGACGGCACTCGCCACTCGGCGACCGGCATCGCGTGCGGACGAACCGGATCCGTCCGTCTCGTCCGTTCTCGACTCGCTTACAGATCGCCAGCGCCAGATCCTCCGGACGGCGCACGCGGCCGGGTACTTCGAGTGGCCGCGTGAACGAACCGGAGAGGAGATCGCCGACCGGCTCGATATCTCGCAACCGACCTTTACCCGACACTTTCGAGCCGCCGAGCGACGAATCTTCGACCTGCTGTTCGAGTCGGACGGGTCGTGA
- a CDS encoding alpha,alpha-trehalose-phosphate synthase (UDP-forming): protein MRNFAYESDSDESSTGSADTTPSRDWETPLDSFDTLVVLSNRQPYRHTRDADGSLAVDRPTGGLTAALDPVCQRAGGTWIAWGDGDGDRQVVDENDRVDVPPTDPSYTLERVWIDDDLADTYYSGYSNRLLWPICHGAVDEAKIRPGDYDGYRRVNERFAERVVPHVSGESLIWVQDYHFALVPAMIRERVPPSTTIGQFWHVPWPKPETFSRVPQARALLDGLLGADVLSFHVRRFADRFLTCVEYFLDDASVDWDASVVSYDGSDTQVVAVPLGIDADEHARRSQNLDDGVYETLSAELSIPDGTLLGLGVDRLDYAKGIEERLEAIETLFERRPRWRESVTFVQTTTPSRTDIPAYAAYGKRVRRVVDRVNERFGTDSWQPIVYTESYLTRDQLTALYRNADCLLVTSLADGMNLVSKEFVAASVDETGVLCLSDQTGAHDALGDVANTIDPTDRESVWRTIDDALRMPVREQRVRMRTLRARTAERSLSWWMSTLFETFAAATPDRSISPQGYPTDGT, encoded by the coding sequence ATGCGAAACTTCGCATACGAATCGGACTCGGACGAGTCGTCGACCGGGAGTGCCGACACGACGCCGTCCCGGGACTGGGAGACGCCACTCGATTCGTTCGACACCCTCGTAGTGCTCTCGAACCGGCAGCCGTATCGCCACACACGTGATGCTGACGGGTCCCTCGCGGTCGACAGGCCGACGGGTGGACTCACCGCGGCACTCGATCCGGTGTGCCAGCGCGCTGGCGGAACCTGGATCGCGTGGGGCGACGGCGACGGCGACCGACAGGTCGTCGACGAGAACGATCGTGTCGACGTGCCGCCGACCGACCCGTCGTACACCTTAGAACGCGTGTGGATCGACGACGATCTCGCCGACACCTACTACAGCGGGTACAGCAACCGGTTACTGTGGCCGATCTGTCACGGGGCCGTAGACGAAGCGAAGATCCGTCCGGGCGATTACGACGGATATCGACGCGTCAACGAACGGTTCGCCGAGCGCGTCGTCCCGCACGTCTCGGGCGAGTCGTTGATCTGGGTGCAAGACTACCACTTCGCGTTGGTTCCGGCGATGATTCGAGAGCGGGTCCCACCATCGACGACGATCGGTCAGTTCTGGCACGTTCCCTGGCCGAAACCCGAAACGTTCTCACGGGTTCCGCAGGCACGTGCGCTGCTAGACGGGTTGCTCGGCGCCGACGTCCTCTCCTTCCACGTGCGTCGCTTCGCGGATCGGTTTCTCACCTGTGTCGAGTACTTTCTCGACGATGCGTCGGTCGACTGGGACGCGTCGGTCGTCTCGTACGACGGCTCGGACACGCAGGTCGTGGCCGTCCCACTCGGGATCGACGCCGACGAGCACGCCCGGCGGAGTCAGAATCTGGACGACGGCGTGTACGAGACCCTGTCGGCGGAACTGTCGATACCGGATGGGACGCTCCTCGGACTCGGGGTGGATCGTCTCGACTACGCGAAGGGGATCGAAGAACGGCTTGAGGCCATCGAGACCCTCTTCGAGCGCCGACCGAGGTGGCGCGAATCGGTCACGTTCGTGCAGACGACGACCCCCAGCCGAACCGACATCCCGGCCTACGCAGCGTACGGAAAACGGGTCAGACGAGTCGTCGATCGTGTCAACGAACGGTTCGGGACGGACTCGTGGCAACCGATCGTGTACACCGAATCGTACCTCACACGGGACCAGCTAACCGCACTCTACCGAAACGCCGACTGTCTGCTCGTCACCTCGCTCGCCGACGGCATGAACCTGGTTTCGAAAGAGTTCGTCGCGGCGAGCGTGGACGAAACGGGCGTTCTCTGCCTGAGTGACCAAACCGGCGCACACGACGCACTCGGAGACGTGGCCAACACGATCGACCCGACCGATCGCGAGTCGGTGTGGCGGACGATAGACGACGCCTTGCGGATGCCGGTCCGAGAACAGCGCGTGCGGATGCGGACGCTCCGGGCGAGGACGGCCGAACGGTCGCTCTCGTGGTGGATGTCGACTCTATTCGAAACGTTCGCGGCGGCGACGCCGGATCGGTCGATCAGTCCCCAGGGGTATCCCACCGATGGGACGTAA